ATAGGGGCCTGAGCGTCGAAATCAATGCGAGTGTGCTGTTTGCTACCGGTCAGGCTGTATTGCAGGAGGATTCCAGCAAGGTGCTGGAGGCGGTGGCGCAGGTGCTGAAAGACGGAGACCAGATGATTCGCGTAGAGGGCCATACCGACGACATACCTATCGTCACGGAGAAATTTCCCTCGAACTGGGAGTTATCCGCGGTGCGCGCCAGCAGCGTGGTGCGCCTGCTGATTGACAATGGCGTAGCGGGGGCGCGGCTGATCGCCGCGGGTTACGGCGAATACCGCCCAGTGAATTCGAATGACACGGAGGAAGGCCGCATGCGGAACCGGCGAGTGACCATCACGATTTTGTCGTCATCTCCCGATTCTGAACCTGGCGCCTCACCCGGTACGTCCGATAAATTCCACATGCCGCCTGATGCGCTACCCGAGGTATTGAAGGGGCACGCTGCCTGACCGATGTAAAGCGGCCTGCTTCCGGCGATGACTGTCGTCCGACGGCGCAGCGCAGCGTTTTGGGGATTAAACTTCGCCGAGTTGCCGTCCAACCAGGAATGGCTGGGTATGACCGTTGGCGCCGTAGAGGCTGGCGACCTGCGTGGCGTCTTGCAGCGCGGCGATCGCCTGCTGGTTATAGCGCAGGCGCTGACCGACGAGCTTTCCATTTATGCTGTTGAGCTGGCTCGCCGTTTCTGCGAGCCGGATGAGCTCTTGCCAAGCGTCCGCCGCGACGGGAAAATCTTGCAGCCAGCGTTCAATGCCGGCTCGATCCGTAGGCTGGCCCTGCGTTGAAAGCAGGCATTTGCGGGCATCGGCGAGCTGGGCAAGTTGCTGTGCCCGCTGCGCTTTTTCCTCTGCCAGGGGCGGGAGCAGCGAAACGTCGGCCTGCCTAAGGGCAGCTTGCTCCCGCCGCAGCGTGTCGATGAAATCACGGATGGCATCGCATTCCGATCGGATGAAATGTGCCGGATCAAAAACTGTTTCCGTCAAGGGATGCTCCAAAGTCAGCCTTGATTGCTGCGGAGAAGATCACGTACAGTTTCCAGCAGACCATCGGCCACTTTTTCGGGGTTGACCACGAAGCGGCCCTCGCTGATTGCCTGCTTGATTTCCTCTACCCGCCCGGCGTCAAAAACTTCACCCTGCGCAAGTTTTTTCTCTATATCCTGCAGTTGCGCGCTTAGTTGTACTTGATCGTTGCCCGGGGTGGGCTCCGCCGTTCTTTGGCTGAATTTCGTGGCTGAGGCTGCTGCCTCGCCAACGTGGGTCGGCATTATTGTATTATCGATTTTCACGGGTGGTTTCTCCTGCGGTTTAACTGAAGAGTCTAACGGCAGCCTTATGGAAAAACTTGAGGCAAATCTACTGCTTCACGCGGTATTGTTACATACCGCGCTGCAAGTTTAGATGCTTTTCTGCCATTCCACGCAGAAGGCGGAGAAACAGTCAACCCATCAATCAACTCATTATCCGTTAGCGCGTCAAACCAGCCCCACCCGAAAAATCGCAAACTACACCGTTGCGCCCGTAAGCGTCATTTGAATTCGGGGCGGAGTGATCCCCGCCCGTCCTTTATCCTGCCGTACCTTTCGCCATTAATAACTCACTTCCACGATCGCCCCTGGCCGCGCGATACCGCTCACCACCGTGCCCGACGCGCTGCGAACCCGGACCAGTTGCCCTTCAGCCGCATTGTTCAGGGCCCTGCCTTCTGCGCTGACGCTGAAGCCGCGTCCGCCTGAGACAAGCTTGACGCTTTGATTCTGTAACACGGCCGCGGGGGCGCGCAGTATGTCCTGGCGAAGAGGGCTGCCGAAGGGAAGGCTGCCGGTCAGCGTGCTGCCAATAGCCCGATTAAAGTCCGTGATTATCCCGGGCGGCAGCTGGGCCAAGTCACCCCTTTGGGTAGTCAGGTCAGCGGCAGTGAGCACCTGTCCCTGCCTCATCGGTCTGGTGCTGACGACGTAATCGGCCACCACCTTGACCGTCGCGCGCACATAAATTGTCCATTGCTGAGGCGAGGCACAGTGCACCGCGACGGCGGTATTGCCCCAGGGGCGGTTACCCGGCGGCAAGGTTGCTTCAAGTGCTGCGCAGGCGGGGAGATTAACCCGCGTATCAATAATGCCGGGCGTGATCTCGACCTCGCCGGGCAGGCTAGCCGACTGTGCATGCAGGAAGTTCATGACGGCCTCCTGGATGAGGCGCGGGTCCTGCCTCGGATTCACAGGCGCCGAGGCAGCGGCGGCAGAAACAAGTGTAATAAAGCTCAGACCGAATGACAGCAGCCGGAAGCAGGTGATGGACATGATGGACTCCTGGAACGATAGTCCGGAACAGGCAAGTGAACAAGCAGCATTCTAGAGTGGGTAAATTTTCTGTGAGGTCCGGAAGTGAGGCGTGTTTTCTCGGTTAATCGAAGGATGGCGGCAAGCCGACCCGACATACTGCAGCTGCGTCACCGCGCGCTGCTGTGCGCGGCTATAAGGAGAACCCTGGATAAGCGGCCCGGGCACCTGGCGGCCTCGACACCGCTTCGCCGGGATTTGGAATGAGACGTTTCAAAGCCTTGAGATGAAGGTTTTTACCCTCGCTGATTCGCCTATTGACGCCGTTCGCCTTCCAATAAGATGGTATGTGTAGTGGATACCGTAGCAAAGAGTGGTCACGGAGCTTTCATGATCGATAAACTTGATCCCACATTTCGTTTTTATCAGGAGGCGGCCAACCTGCGCGCGCACCGCCAGCAGTTGATTGCTTCCAATATCGCCAATGCCGACACGCCAAAGTATAAAGCCCGCGACATCAGCTTCAAGGACGCGTTGAACAGCGTCGTGGCCGGAAACGCCGTCAACAGCGCTGTCAGGCTGGCTACAAGTGCGCCGAACCATATTCCAACACCAGGGGGAGTCGCTGCCGGCACGCCCGTGCTATACCGTTCCGCGGTCCAGGGCAGCGTGGATGGCAACACCGTGGATATGGACGTGGAGCGTAGCCAATTCGCGGACAACGCGATTCACTATGAGGCCAATCTTACCTTCATCAACGAGCAGATCAGGTTAATGCGCGCCGCCATTCAAGGTTAACGAAAGGGTAAAGGAGAAACGGAAGATGTCCCTGTTCAATATTTTTGTTGTCGCCGGCTCTGCCATGACTGCCCAGAACCAGCGGCTTAATGTCGTTGCAAGCAACCTTGCCAACGCCGATAGCGCCACCAGCTCAAACGGCCAGCCGTACAAGGCGAAGCAGGTCGTATTCACGAGTACTACGCCAATGGATGGCATGGGCCCCAATGGTCCGAACGGCGTCAGCAGCACGCACGGCGTGAAGGTGGCGCGCGTGATCGAGAATCAGTCGCCAATGAAAATGGTTTACGAACCGACTCATCCCATGGCTAATCCGGCGGGTTTCGTCACTATGCCAAACGTGAACGTGGTGGAAGAGATGGTCGATATGATCTCCGCATCGCGCTCATACCAGAATAACGTAGATATGATGAACACCGCGAAGACGTTGCTGCTAAAAACCTTGACCATTGGACAATAAAGGATTCCCCCATGAGCGCCATTCAGGACACCCCGCCGACTGTGAACCCTTTTGCGCCGTATAGCGCGCAAAACACAGCAAAACCCGCTGCTGATGACATACAGGACCGGTTTCTCAAGCTGCTGGTGACGCAAATGAAAAACCAGGATCCGCTCAACCCGCTCGATAACGCCCAGGTCACGACCCAGCTTGCGCAAATCAGCACGGTAAACGGAATTGAAAAGCTTAATGCCACTATCTCAGCCATGGCCAGCGGCATTACCGCCGGCCAGTCTCTACAGGCCGCGGGCATGATCGGCAAGGATGTGCTCGTTCCCGGCTCCGCATTGCGGCTTTCCGGCGGGAGCGGAGTATTCGGCGTAGACCTGGCGCAGGCTGCGGATAAGGTAAAAATAACGATATCCGATTCCGCCGGGCACGTGGTACAGGTCATGGACCTGGATGGACGAACCGCCGGGCCGCTGACGCTGACGTGGGATGGCAAGACCACTGACGGCACCTCCGCGGTCGACGGCGAATACAACATCAGCGTCGAAGCGCTGCGCGCGGACCAGAAGATCGAAGCACAGACGTTATCCCGCGGCACAGTTCAGGGCGTATCGCAAGGTAAGGACGGCGTCGGGCTTAACGTTGGAACGCTGGGTACAATGGGATTGGCCGATCTCAGGCAGATTTACTAGCCGGGCAATTTGCCAGGACAGGGAATAGACATTGGGCAGACCACGTTTTTAAGCGGAGACGCGCGGTTGTCGCAAAGCGAAAACATTCATCAAAACAGGGAATAGGGGATTCAATCATGGGTTTTCAACAGGGTTTAAGCGGCTTGAACGCCGCATCCAAGAATCTGGAAGTTATCGGCAATAACGTAGCGAATACCAACACAGTTGGCTTCAAGCAGTCACAGACTCAATTTGCCGATATGTTCGCGAACTCCCTATCGGGAGGCGGCGGTACCCAGGCGGGAATTGGCGTGAAGGTCGCAGCCGTGGCGCAGCAGTTCGGACAGGGAAGCATTACGGTATCCAATAATCCGCTGGACATTGCTGTCAATGGCGACGGCTTCTACCGCTTGAGCGATCAGGGCGCGATCAGTTATTCGCGCAACGGACAATTTCATCCGGACAAGGACGGTTATATCGTCAACAGTAACGGTCTTCGCCTCACCGGATATGGGGCCGATGCTACGGGCCAGATCATCTCGGGCTCAGCAACCGACTTGCGCATTTCCAAGGCCGACCTGGCGCCCGCGACCACCACCCAGGTGAATGCATTGGTTAACCTCGACTCACGGGAGACTGCGTTGAGTTCGGCTGCTTTCGATCCAACCGATCCAGCCACCTACCATAGCTCAACTTCACTGCCAATCTATGACAGCTTGGGTAATGATACGGACCTGTCGACCTATTTCGTCAAAACCGCAGCGAACACTTGGGATGTATTCGCTGCCAACGACGGTGCCGTGCTTAACGGGGGACTGGCCGTTGGTTCGTTGAATTTCCTGCCGAACGGTTCCCTCAACCCGTCGGGTTCCAGCGTCTTCAGCATCACATCACCGGTGACAACTGGCGCCAATCCTCTGACTTTTGACCTGGACTTCACAGGCACAACGCAGTTCGGGTCACCTGCCGGTGTCAATGCGCTGTCGCAGGATGGCTATACATCCGGTCAGCTCACCGGTTATTCAGTCGCGCCGGACGGCACGCTTCGCGGCGGTTACTCCAACGGCGAGTTCCTCGACCTCGGACAGGTTGTGCTGGCCAATTTCGCCAACCCGCAGGGTCTTGCGGTGCAGGGCAACAATACATGGAAGGAAAGTTCCACGTCAGGCGCCGCGCTTGTCGGCGCACCCGGTACCAGCGGCCTCGGCGTATTGCAGGCGGGCGCCGTGGAAGAGTCAAACGTGGAACTGACCTCGGAGCTGGTCAATATGATCACGGCGCAGCGCATCTATCAGGCAAATGCCCAGACTATCAAGACGCAAGATCAGATACTCCAGACAATTGTCAACCTGAGGTGATCGGGAAACCAATAAATTAGAGCGGACTCGTCACAGGAGTAACTATGGACCGCATGATCTACGTTGCCATGACCGGAGCCAAGCACACGCTTGGGCAACATGCCGCCGTGTCGCACAACCTCGCGAACACGAATACTACGGGTTTCCGCGCAGAAATCAGCGCATTGCGCGCCGTGCCCGTCTTCAGCGATACGCTGCCAACGCGCGCGTTTGTCGTGGATTCAACTGCGGGTTCGGATTTCCGTCCCGGAACAGTGCAACAGACCGGGCGCGATATCGATGTGGCGGTGCAGGGCAGGGGCTGGATTGCTGTTCAAATGGCAGATGGCACAGAAGCCTATACCCGCGACGGCAATCTGCATGTTAATGCGAACGGCGTATTACAGACGCGTAATGGTTTAAATGTGCGTGGGGAGGAAGGGCTTATTTCGATTCCGCCATACGCCAAGGTTTCTGTTGGCACGGACGGTACCGTCTCGACTGTACCCGCGGGAGCGGGAACGAGCGAGCCCAATATCGCCGTCATGGTCGGACGCATCAAGCTGGTCAATCCACCCGAAGCTCAGCTCACCCGTGGGCTGGACGGCCTGTTTCGGCTTAACAGTGGGGTTGAGGCAGTGGCGGATGCGAACGTGACCTTGGGCAGCGGTGCGCTGGAGGGCAGCAACGTCAGCGTGGTCGAGGCGATGGTGGATATGATCTCTCTTTCACGCCAGTTCGAGATGCACATGAAGCTGCTCCAGAACGCCGAAGGTAATGCGCAACGGGCCAGCAGCCTCCTGAGCATGAGTTAGTAGCTGAGCCGTGGCCGCCCACCCTCCGGCGTATGCTCGACCGTGTTTGGACAGGTAACGACTGTTTGAACGGTACATGAAACGGGGAAAAGGATGAGCTCTGTTTTCAGGCCCCGCTCGTCCGCCGGCGCGCAACATGATTGCGAGCGCTAATTATTTCCAGCAAGGTCCTTGCTGATCTTTGCAGACAGATGCTGTATTAACAAACTCAGGAGACTCGCTTGATTCGCTCGCTTTGGATTTCAAAAACCGGTCTGGACGCGCAACAGACTCAAATGGATGTTATCGCCAACAATCTGGCGAATGTGGGGACGAACGGATTCAAACGCTCGCGCGCGGTTTTCGAGGATCTGCTGTACCAGACATTGCGCCAGCCGGGGGCGCAATCCTCCCAGCAGACGCAATTGCCGTCCGGATTACAGCTGGGCACGGGCGTGCGGCCCGTCACAACCGAGCGCATATTTACTCAGGGCAATCTGCAACAGACAGGCAACTCGAAAGACGTCGCGATCCAGGGCCAGGGATTTTTCCAGGTACTGCGCCCCGATGGCTCCACGGCGTATACACGTGATGGCTCGTTCCAGACCGATTTTCAGGGTCAGCTCGTGACCTCGAGCGGCTACTTCATCCAGCCTGCTATCGCTATCCCGCCCAATTCGCAGAGCATTACCATTGGCCGGGATGGAACCGTTTCCGTTACCACGCCGGAGTCCACCGTTCCGGTTCAGGTCGGCACCGTGCAACTTGCCACGTTTATCAATCCCGCCGGCTTGCAGAGCGTGGGCGAGAACCTCTACATAGAAACAGCCTCCAGCGGCACTCCAAACATCACTAATCCCGGCGCCGACGGGGCCGGTGTGCTGAATCAGGGATATGTGGAAACCTCCAATGTCAACGTGGTGGAGGAACTGGTCAACATGATCCAGACCCAGCGCGCCTACGAGATCAACAGCAAATCGGTGCAGACCTCCGACCAGATGCTGCAGCGCCTGACGCAAATATAGATGAGCAGGGCGGGACGTCAGATTGGTGCGGCAATGGATATGAAAGATACGAGGAAGGGATGATTCCCAAATCTTCAGGGAAGCGGGCGAGCCAATTCCTGCTGGGGACGGTCACTATCCTGCTGGGCGGCTGCAGTCTCCCAGACCCGAAACCAATCGTGCAGCAGCCGATGTGGGCGCGCGCCGCCCAGCGCGGACCCCTGCCCAACGATGGCGCAATTTTTCAGCCGGGGCCTCACTACAAGCCCTTATTCGAAGACCGGCGTGCGCGCCAGATCGGGGACACGCTCGTCATTCTTCTCAACGAGCGAACCAACGCAAGCAAACGTTCCAACAGCAGCGCCAACAAGAAAGGCGAAATGAATATCGGTATGCCACCCATTGTTTATGGCGTTCCAATCACCAAAAAACTGGACATGGGCGCGTCTTCCGCCAGTGACTTTGCGGGTGGAGGCGAGGCAGCTTCGACCAACAATTTCAGTGGCACGATCACTGTCACGGTCATCGATGTGCTACCGAATAATTACCTGGTGGTAAGCGGTGAAAAACAGCTTGCCATGACCCAGGGTACCGAATACATCCGTTTCTCTGGCGTGGTGCGTCCGGAAACGGTTATCAATAATTCGGTTTCATCAATACAGGTAGCCGATGCGCGCATCGAGTACAAGGCCAACGGCTATATCGACGAAGCGCAGACGATGGGCTGGCTGTCGCGCTTTTTCCTCACGGTCTCGCCATTCTAAGCAACGCAAAAATGACGTGCAATCCGATAACCGAATCATCTCCCGCCCCCGTTCGGCACCTGCTCAGCCGTATGCTAGTTATTGCGTTGGCCGGGTGCTGCCTGACTGGTGGACCAGCACAAGCCGAACGCATCAAGGATCTGGCGTCGATTCAAGGCGTACGCAGCAATCAGCTGGTCGGGTACGGCCTTGTGGTGGGACTGGACAACACGGGCGACCAAACCGTTCAGACCCCCTTCACTATCCAAACGCTCAACAACATGCTGAATCAGATGGGTATTAACGTGCCTCCCGGCACCAACATGCGCTTGAGAAACGTGGCCGGCGTAATGGTGACGGCGGTGCTTCCTCCGCTTGCGCAACCGGGGCAGTTGATTGACGTGACAGTATCGAGCATGGGCAACGCCCGTAGCCTCCGGGGCGGAACGCTGCTCATGACACCCCTTAAGGGCGCTGACGGGCAGGTTTATGCGATGGCGCAGGGTAACCTGCTGGTTGGGGGATTCGGCGCGGCGGCGAGTGGAAGCCAGGTCCAGGTCAATCATCTGAGCGCGGGACGCATTACGGCCGGCGCCACGGTCGAGCGCGCGGTGCCCGTGGCGCTTGGCGAGGCGGATATCATCCGGCTCGAGTTGAATACGACGGATTTTACGACGACGCGCCGAGTAGTGGATGCGATCAACGGGAAGTTTGGGGAGGGTACTGCTGCCGCGCTGGATGGGCGGGCGGTCCAGGTACGCACGCCCAGTGGCAGCGATCAGCGCGTCGGATTCCTCGCGGAGATGGAAAGCCTTAATATCAGTCCGGCGCCGGGTCACGCGAAAGTTATTGTCAACAGCCGTACCGGTTCCGTGGTCATGAACCAGGCGGCAACGGTAGAACAATGCGCGATCGCTCACGGCAATCTGACTGTCGTGATCAGCACCGAACCGGTAATCAGCCAGCCGGGGCCATTTTCCAGCGGGCAAACGGTGCAAGCGCAACGCTCGACTATCGAGATCAGGCAGGAATCGGGCATGCTTACCATGGTCGAGGGAGCGTCGCTATCTGAGGTGGTGAAAGCCCTGAATGCGATTGGAGCGACACCGCAAGATCTGCTTGCGATCTTGCAGGCGATGAAATCGGCCGGCGCGTTACGGGCGGAGCTGGAGGTTATCTGATGGTGGCGCCTGCTGATCTTTCCACCAGGTTCGCTCTCGATGTGCAGGCTGTCAATGGGTTGCGTGCGGCTGCCGATAAAACCGGACAGGCTGGACTGGAAGCGGCTGCCCGGCAGTTCGAGGCGTTGTTCCTGGGCATGATGCTCAAGAGCATGCGCGAGGCAACACCCAAGGATAGCCTGTTGGATAGCGACCAAAGCCGACTGTACATGTCGATGCTGGATCAGCAGTTATCCCAGAGCATGGCGGCGCGTGGCGTCGGTCTGGCGGAGATGATGATGCGGCAACTGCGCGATGGGTTGCCGCCCGAGGCGGTGCAGCAAGTGGATTCGATATCCGCACGCTCGGCAGCCAGCGCGGCGGAAGCGGCGGCGGTAGCGTTGCCCATGCTGCCCCCACGCCAGCCGAATCTGCGCCCCGATTCCGCAATCGTCGAGCCGGGGGAGCGGGAGCAGCCAGCACCGCCTGTATCTGCCCAGCCGCCGCTAGCGCAGCCGGAATCTCAATTGCCATCCCAACCTCTGTCCCAACCGCCATCCCGACCGCTTCCGCAATCGCAATCATCATTCCGGACGCAACCGTCGCACGTGGCCGAGTTCAGCGACAGGCTGATGGCATACGCGCAGGAAGCCAGCCAGGCGACGGGTATTCCCGCGCGCTTCGTGCTTGGGCAGGCGGCGTTGGAGAGCGGATGGGGGAAACGGGAGCTGCGCGCGCCGGATGGCGCGCCCAGCCACAACCTGTTCGGAATTAAAGCCGGTGGCAACTGGAGCGGCCGGGTAGTGGAGGCGGTAACAACAGAGTATGTCAACGGCGTGGCCCGCAAGACAGTCGAGCAATTCCGCGCCTACGATTCATACGCCGACGCGTTCCGGGACTATGCCAAGCTGCTGCGCAGCAGCCCGCGGTATGCCGACCTGCTGGCGCAGGCCG
The window above is part of the Nitrosospira sp. Is2 genome. Proteins encoded here:
- the flgE gene encoding flagellar hook protein FlgE, with the protein product MGFQQGLSGLNAASKNLEVIGNNVANTNTVGFKQSQTQFADMFANSLSGGGGTQAGIGVKVAAVAQQFGQGSITVSNNPLDIAVNGDGFYRLSDQGAISYSRNGQFHPDKDGYIVNSNGLRLTGYGADATGQIISGSATDLRISKADLAPATTTQVNALVNLDSRETALSSAAFDPTDPATYHSSTSLPIYDSLGNDTDLSTYFVKTAANTWDVFAANDGAVLNGGLAVGSLNFLPNGSLNPSGSSVFSITSPVTTGANPLTFDLDFTGTTQFGSPAGVNALSQDGYTSGQLTGYSVAPDGTLRGGYSNGEFLDLGQVVLANFANPQGLAVQGNNTWKESSTSGAALVGAPGTSGLGVLQAGAVEESNVELTSELVNMITAQRIYQANAQTIKTQDQILQTIVNLR
- the flgG gene encoding flagellar basal-body rod protein FlgG, which produces MIRSLWISKTGLDAQQTQMDVIANNLANVGTNGFKRSRAVFEDLLYQTLRQPGAQSSQQTQLPSGLQLGTGVRPVTTERIFTQGNLQQTGNSKDVAIQGQGFFQVLRPDGSTAYTRDGSFQTDFQGQLVTSSGYFIQPAIAIPPNSQSITIGRDGTVSVTTPESTVPVQVGTVQLATFINPAGLQSVGENLYIETASSGTPNITNPGADGAGVLNQGYVETSNVNVVEELVNMIQTQRAYEINSKSVQTSDQMLQRLTQI
- the flgB gene encoding flagellar basal body rod protein FlgB, whose amino-acid sequence is MIDKLDPTFRFYQEAANLRAHRQQLIASNIANADTPKYKARDISFKDALNSVVAGNAVNSAVRLATSAPNHIPTPGGVAAGTPVLYRSAVQGSVDGNTVDMDVERSQFADNAIHYEANLTFINEQIRLMRAAIQG
- the flgM gene encoding flagellar biosynthesis anti-sigma factor FlgM yields the protein MKIDNTIMPTHVGEAAASATKFSQRTAEPTPGNDQVQLSAQLQDIEKKLAQGEVFDAGRVEEIKQAISEGRFVVNPEKVADGLLETVRDLLRSNQG
- a CDS encoding flagellar basal body P-ring protein FlgI — translated: MLVIALAGCCLTGGPAQAERIKDLASIQGVRSNQLVGYGLVVGLDNTGDQTVQTPFTIQTLNNMLNQMGINVPPGTNMRLRNVAGVMVTAVLPPLAQPGQLIDVTVSSMGNARSLRGGTLLMTPLKGADGQVYAMAQGNLLVGGFGAAASGSQVQVNHLSAGRITAGATVERAVPVALGEADIIRLELNTTDFTTTRRVVDAINGKFGEGTAAALDGRAVQVRTPSGSDQRVGFLAEMESLNISPAPGHAKVIVNSRTGSVVMNQAATVEQCAIAHGNLTVVISTEPVISQPGPFSSGQTVQAQRSTIEIRQESGMLTMVEGASLSEVVKALNAIGATPQDLLAILQAMKSAGALRAELEVI
- the flgA gene encoding flagellar basal body P-ring formation chaperone FlgA translates to MNFLHAQSASLPGEVEITPGIIDTRVNLPACAALEATLPPGNRPWGNTAVAVHCASPQQWTIYVRATVKVVADYVVSTRPMRQGQVLTAADLTTQRGDLAQLPPGIITDFNRAIGSTLTGSLPFGSPLRQDILRAPAAVLQNQSVKLVSGGRGFSVSAEGRALNNAAEGQLVRVRSASGTVVSGIARPGAIVEVSY
- a CDS encoding flagellar hook assembly protein FlgD, giving the protein MSAIQDTPPTVNPFAPYSAQNTAKPAADDIQDRFLKLLVTQMKNQDPLNPLDNAQVTTQLAQISTVNGIEKLNATISAMASGITAGQSLQAAGMIGKDVLVPGSALRLSGGSGVFGVDLAQAADKVKITISDSAGHVVQVMDLDGRTAGPLTLTWDGKTTDGTSAVDGEYNISVEALRADQKIEAQTLSRGTVQGVSQGKDGVGLNVGTLGTMGLADLRQIY
- a CDS encoding flagellar basal body rod protein FlgF, with amino-acid sequence MDRMIYVAMTGAKHTLGQHAAVSHNLANTNTTGFRAEISALRAVPVFSDTLPTRAFVVDSTAGSDFRPGTVQQTGRDIDVAVQGRGWIAVQMADGTEAYTRDGNLHVNANGVLQTRNGLNVRGEEGLISIPPYAKVSVGTDGTVSTVPAGAGTSEPNIAVMVGRIKLVNPPEAQLTRGLDGLFRLNSGVEAVADANVTLGSGALEGSNVSVVEAMVDMISLSRQFEMHMKLLQNAEGNAQRASSLLSMS
- a CDS encoding flagellar basal body L-ring protein FlgH — encoded protein: MIPKSSGKRASQFLLGTVTILLGGCSLPDPKPIVQQPMWARAAQRGPLPNDGAIFQPGPHYKPLFEDRRARQIGDTLVILLNERTNASKRSNSSANKKGEMNIGMPPIVYGVPITKKLDMGASSASDFAGGGEAASTNNFSGTITVTVIDVLPNNYLVVSGEKQLAMTQGTEYIRFSGVVRPETVINNSVSSIQVADARIEYKANGYIDEAQTMGWLSRFFLTVSPF
- the flgC gene encoding flagellar basal body rod protein FlgC; this translates as MSLFNIFVVAGSAMTAQNQRLNVVASNLANADSATSSNGQPYKAKQVVFTSTTPMDGMGPNGPNGVSSTHGVKVARVIENQSPMKMVYEPTHPMANPAGFVTMPNVNVVEEMVDMISASRSYQNNVDMMNTAKTLLLKTLTIGQ
- a CDS encoding flagellar protein FlgN, translating into MTETVFDPAHFIRSECDAIRDFIDTLRREQAALRQADVSLLPPLAEEKAQRAQQLAQLADARKCLLSTQGQPTDRAGIERWLQDFPVAADAWQELIRLAETASQLNSINGKLVGQRLRYNQQAIAALQDATQVASLYGANGHTQPFLVGRQLGEV
- the flgJ gene encoding flagellar assembly peptidoglycan hydrolase FlgJ gives rise to the protein MVAPADLSTRFALDVQAVNGLRAAADKTGQAGLEAAARQFEALFLGMMLKSMREATPKDSLLDSDQSRLYMSMLDQQLSQSMAARGVGLAEMMMRQLRDGLPPEAVQQVDSISARSAASAAEAAAVALPMLPPRQPNLRPDSAIVEPGEREQPAPPVSAQPPLAQPESQLPSQPLSQPPSRPLPQSQSSFRTQPSHVAEFSDRLMAYAQEASQATGIPARFVLGQAALESGWGKRELRAPDGAPSHNLFGIKAGGNWSGRVVEAVTTEYVNGVARKTVEQFRAYDSYADAFRDYAKLLRSSPRYADLLAQAARGIDVAGFSQGLQKAGYATDPDYADKLSRTIKTTPQS